A region from the Lycium barbarum isolate Lr01 chromosome 8, ASM1917538v2, whole genome shotgun sequence genome encodes:
- the LOC132608193 gene encoding uncharacterized protein LOC132608193, giving the protein MDEDRDRGWLERFVWVRTSDIIPNDFMPFPEEWNNRRLPKGSVDPRPESGVEPTVSASEFDSAGTSHALAAAKRKRPSERGQRSKKRAKSIVRTSRDEVEPDIIIRRVDGDSPVAPIPKEVIAVSPLPSAAEGLLSVVLVNEAFVCAQQKMDDLKGQLDAQGRKTDKYLHLLREKEEELSRAVALSNLQPELDAAKAENLQLRSELVALNEYNRSLETEKIGLNRDNAQISSRLGELETTFSQLQEELDLVKSDAAGLAERNRLLESESARHQERARVFEDKAESRARLCDGLKNELKETADANDTLQSKLQSAIHMQNVLGEAWDALAAKLAQAKDDLTRL; this is encoded by the exons atggatgaagacagagaccgaggCTGGTTGGAGCGGTTCGTCTGGGTGCGGACCTCGGACATTATCCCGAATGATTTCATGCCCTTCCCGGAAGAGTGGAACAACAGGC gtttgcccaagggctcggtggacccaAGACCGGAGTCGGGTGTTGAACCCACAGTGTCGGCATCtgagttcgattcagcgggtaCGTCTCATGCCCTTGCTGCTGCCAAAAGAAAGAGGCCCTCGGAGAGAGGGCAAAGGTCGAAAAAGAGGGCGAAGAGCATTGTTCGGACCTCCCGGGATGAAGTAGAGCCCGATATCATTATTCGGAGAGTTGACGGTGATTCTCCCGTGGCTCCGATCCCCAAGGAGGTTATTGCCGTCTCACCTCTTCCTTCTGCTGCTGAAGGACTTCTG agtgtggtcCTTGTCAACGAGGCCTTCGTCTGTGCCCAGCAAAagatggacgatcttaagggccaattggATGCCCAGGGTCGGAAAACAGATAAGTATCTGCACCTTCTTCGGGAGAAAGAGGAGGAATTGAGCCGAGCAGTCGCTCTTTCCAATCTTCAGCCCGAACTTGACGCAGCGAAGGCCGAGAATCTTCAGCTGAGGAGTGAACTGGTAGCCCTGAATGAATACAATCGGAGCCTCGAAACTGAGAAGATCGGCCTTAACCGGGATAATgctcaaatttcctcgaggctcggtgAGCTTGAGACCACTTTCTCCCAACTCCAGGAGGAGCTAGATTTGGTGAAGTCGGACGCTGCGGGCTTGGCTGAGAGGAACCGACTGCTTGAATCCGAGAGTGCCCGGCATCAAGAGCGTGCTAGGGTGTTTGAAGATAAAGCGGAGAGCAGGGCCCGATTGTGCGATGGTCTGAAGAACGAACTTAAGGAAACGGCCGATGCAAATGACACCCTCCAGTCCAagcttcaatcggccatccaTATGCAGAATGTTCTTGGGGAGGCTTGGGATGCCCTAGCAGCGAAGTTAGCCCAGGCCAAGGATGATTTGACGAGGCTCTGA
- the LOC132606845 gene encoding uncharacterized protein LOC132606845: protein MASSIACVQFSAKPTKISSAIPSNFLGTKVSSLKNTRAAQNNKKHRSLKVVAAVGDVSAEGTNYLIAGAAAVALLGTAFPIIFSRKDTCPECDGAGFVRKGGATLRANAARKDQIQIVCANCNGLGKLNQVDK, encoded by the exons ATGGCCTCTTCTATAGCTTGTGTGCAATTTTCAGCCAAGCCAACCAAGATATCCAGTGCAATTCCATCAAATTTTCTTGGTACAAAGGTTTCATCATTGAAAAATACTAGAGCTGCTCAGAATAACAAGAAACATAGATCATTGAAAGTGGTAGCTGCAGTTGGAGATGTATCTGCTGAGGGAACAAATTATTTGATTGCTGGTGCTGCTGCTGTTGCATTGCTTGGCACTGCTTTCCCTATAATCTTTTCCCGCAAGGACAC GTGTCCAGAATGTGATGGAGCAGGATTTGTGAGGAAAGGAGGGGCAACTTTGAGAGCAAATGCAGCTAGAAAGGATCAAATCCAAATTGTTTGTGCAAATTGCAACGGTCTTGGCAAGCTCAACCAAGTTGACAAGTAA
- the LOC132606843 gene encoding probable protein S-acyltransferase 16 isoform X2, with protein sequence MKATRGCRLSFHVTVVASAIAYIYLSTVFVFIDQWLGLWSSNGVLNAVLFSVIALFCIYNYALAIYTDPGRVPSSFVPDVEDPENTVQEIKRKGGDLRYCQKCSLYKPPRAHHCRVCNRCVLRMDHHCVWMNNCVGHANYKLFFIFVLYAVIACIYSLVLLVGSITIDFPKDDQQSEGLLLVPLSLALSVFLGWHVHLILQNKTTIEYQEGVRAMWLAEKGGHVYSHPYDLGAYENLISVLGPNVFCWGCPTTRHIGSGLRYRTPFDGSSTSR encoded by the exons ATGAAAGCGACACGTGGCTGCAGATTGTCCTTCCACGTGACAGTCGTGGCTTCGGCAATTGCATACATATACTTGTCAACTGTATTTGTTTTCATTGATCAGTGGTTAGGACTTTGGTCATCTAACGGTGTGCTTAACGCCGTCTTGTTTTCCGTTATCGCTCTCTTCTGCATTTACAATTATGCACTTGCTATCTACACTGATCCGGGTCGGGTTCCTTCCTCATTTGTACCCGATGTTGAAGACCCGGAAAACACCGTTCAAGAGATCAAACGAAAG GGTGGGGATTTGAGGTACTGCCAGAAGTGTTCCCTTTATAAGCCTCCACGTGCCCATCATTGCCGTGTATGTAATAGATGTGTACTGCGAATG GATCATCATTGCGTGTGGATGAATAATTGTGTGGGCCATGCAAACTACAAGCTCTTCTTCATCTTCGTTTTATATGCCGTTATTGCCTGCATATATTCCCTG GTTCTGCTTGTTGGTAGCATAACTATTGATTTTCCAAAGGACGACCAGCAAAGTGAAG GGCTTCTACTGGTCCCTCTAAGCTTGGCGCTTAGTGTTTTTCTGGGTTGGCATGTGCACCTGATATTGCAAAACAAGACAACCATTGAG TACCAAGAAGGTGTCAGAGCTATGTGGCTGGCTGAAAAGGGAGGTCATGTATATTCACATCCGTATGATCTTGGTGCATATGAGAATCTGATATCA GTTCTAGGCCCAAATGTATTTTGCTGGGGGTGCCCCACAACAAGACATATAGGTTCTGGCCTTCGCTATCGGACACCATTTGACGGCTCCTCGACATCACGATGA
- the LOC132606843 gene encoding probable protein S-acyltransferase 16 isoform X1, with protein MKATRGCRLSFHVTVVASAIAYIYLSTVFVFIDQWLGLWSSNGVLNAVLFSVIALFCIYNYALAIYTDPGRVPSSFVPDVEDPENTVQEIKRKGGDLRYCQKCSLYKPPRAHHCRVCNRCVLRMDHHCVWMNNCVGHANYKLFFIFVLYAVIACIYSLVLLVGSITIDFPKDDQQSEGSYRTVYIISGLLLVPLSLALSVFLGWHVHLILQNKTTIEYQEGVRAMWLAEKGGHVYSHPYDLGAYENLISVLGPNVFCWGCPTTRHIGSGLRYRTPFDGSSTSR; from the exons ATGAAAGCGACACGTGGCTGCAGATTGTCCTTCCACGTGACAGTCGTGGCTTCGGCAATTGCATACATATACTTGTCAACTGTATTTGTTTTCATTGATCAGTGGTTAGGACTTTGGTCATCTAACGGTGTGCTTAACGCCGTCTTGTTTTCCGTTATCGCTCTCTTCTGCATTTACAATTATGCACTTGCTATCTACACTGATCCGGGTCGGGTTCCTTCCTCATTTGTACCCGATGTTGAAGACCCGGAAAACACCGTTCAAGAGATCAAACGAAAG GGTGGGGATTTGAGGTACTGCCAGAAGTGTTCCCTTTATAAGCCTCCACGTGCCCATCATTGCCGTGTATGTAATAGATGTGTACTGCGAATG GATCATCATTGCGTGTGGATGAATAATTGTGTGGGCCATGCAAACTACAAGCTCTTCTTCATCTTCGTTTTATATGCCGTTATTGCCTGCATATATTCCCTG GTTCTGCTTGTTGGTAGCATAACTATTGATTTTCCAAAGGACGACCAGCAAAGTGAAGGTTCTTACAGAACTGTATAT ATTATTTCAGGGCTTCTACTGGTCCCTCTAAGCTTGGCGCTTAGTGTTTTTCTGGGTTGGCATGTGCACCTGATATTGCAAAACAAGACAACCATTGAG TACCAAGAAGGTGTCAGAGCTATGTGGCTGGCTGAAAAGGGAGGTCATGTATATTCACATCCGTATGATCTTGGTGCATATGAGAATCTGATATCA GTTCTAGGCCCAAATGTATTTTGCTGGGGGTGCCCCACAACAAGACATATAGGTTCTGGCCTTCGCTATCGGACACCATTTGACGGCTCCTCGACATCACGATGA
- the LOC132606843 gene encoding probable protein S-acyltransferase 16 isoform X4, producing MKATRGCRLSFHVTVVASAIAYIYLSTVFVFIDQWLGLWSSNGVLNAVLFSVIALFCIYNYALAIYTDPGRVPSSFVPDVEDPENTVQEIKRKGGDLRYCQKCSLYKPPRAHHCRVCNRCVLRMDHHCVWMNNCVGHANYKLFFIFVLYAVIACIYSLVLLVGSITIDFPKDDQQSEGLLLVPLSLALSVFLGWHVHLILQNKTTIEVSELCGWLKREVMYIHIRMILVHMRI from the exons ATGAAAGCGACACGTGGCTGCAGATTGTCCTTCCACGTGACAGTCGTGGCTTCGGCAATTGCATACATATACTTGTCAACTGTATTTGTTTTCATTGATCAGTGGTTAGGACTTTGGTCATCTAACGGTGTGCTTAACGCCGTCTTGTTTTCCGTTATCGCTCTCTTCTGCATTTACAATTATGCACTTGCTATCTACACTGATCCGGGTCGGGTTCCTTCCTCATTTGTACCCGATGTTGAAGACCCGGAAAACACCGTTCAAGAGATCAAACGAAAG GGTGGGGATTTGAGGTACTGCCAGAAGTGTTCCCTTTATAAGCCTCCACGTGCCCATCATTGCCGTGTATGTAATAGATGTGTACTGCGAATG GATCATCATTGCGTGTGGATGAATAATTGTGTGGGCCATGCAAACTACAAGCTCTTCTTCATCTTCGTTTTATATGCCGTTATTGCCTGCATATATTCCCTG GTTCTGCTTGTTGGTAGCATAACTATTGATTTTCCAAAGGACGACCAGCAAAGTGAAG GGCTTCTACTGGTCCCTCTAAGCTTGGCGCTTAGTGTTTTTCTGGGTTGGCATGTGCACCTGATATTGCAAAACAAGACAACCATTGAG GTGTCAGAGCTATGTGGCTGGCTGAAAAGGGAGGTCATGTATATTCACATCCGTATGATCTTGGTGCATATGAGAATCTGA
- the LOC132606843 gene encoding probable protein S-acyltransferase 16 isoform X3 — MKATRGCRLSFHVTVVASAIAYIYLSTVFVFIDQWLGLWSSNGVLNAVLFSVIALFCIYNYALAIYTDPGRVPSSFVPDVEDPENTVQEIKRKGGDLRYCQKCSLYKPPRAHHCRVCNRCVLRMDHHCVWMNNCVGHANYKLFFIFVLYAVIACIYSLVLLVGSITIDFPKDDQQSEGSYRTVYIISGLLLVPLSLALSVFLGWHVHLILQNKTTIEVSELCGWLKREVMYIHIRMILVHMRI; from the exons ATGAAAGCGACACGTGGCTGCAGATTGTCCTTCCACGTGACAGTCGTGGCTTCGGCAATTGCATACATATACTTGTCAACTGTATTTGTTTTCATTGATCAGTGGTTAGGACTTTGGTCATCTAACGGTGTGCTTAACGCCGTCTTGTTTTCCGTTATCGCTCTCTTCTGCATTTACAATTATGCACTTGCTATCTACACTGATCCGGGTCGGGTTCCTTCCTCATTTGTACCCGATGTTGAAGACCCGGAAAACACCGTTCAAGAGATCAAACGAAAG GGTGGGGATTTGAGGTACTGCCAGAAGTGTTCCCTTTATAAGCCTCCACGTGCCCATCATTGCCGTGTATGTAATAGATGTGTACTGCGAATG GATCATCATTGCGTGTGGATGAATAATTGTGTGGGCCATGCAAACTACAAGCTCTTCTTCATCTTCGTTTTATATGCCGTTATTGCCTGCATATATTCCCTG GTTCTGCTTGTTGGTAGCATAACTATTGATTTTCCAAAGGACGACCAGCAAAGTGAAGGTTCTTACAGAACTGTATAT ATTATTTCAGGGCTTCTACTGGTCCCTCTAAGCTTGGCGCTTAGTGTTTTTCTGGGTTGGCATGTGCACCTGATATTGCAAAACAAGACAACCATTGAG GTGTCAGAGCTATGTGGCTGGCTGAAAAGGGAGGTCATGTATATTCACATCCGTATGATCTTGGTGCATATGAGAATCTGA
- the LOC132606843 gene encoding probable protein S-acyltransferase 16 isoform X5 — protein sequence MKATRGCRLSFHVTVVASAIAYIYLSTVFVFIDQWLGLWSSNGVLNAVLFSVIALFCIYNYALAIYTDPGRVPSSFVPDVEDPENTVQEIKRKGGDLRYCQKCSLYKPPRAHHCRVCNRCVLRMDHHCVWMNNCVGHANYKLFFIFVLYAVIACIYSLVLLVGSITIDFPKDDQQSEGSYRTVYIISGLLLVPLSLALSVFLGWHVHLILQNKTTIECLIVPRRCQSYVAG from the exons ATGAAAGCGACACGTGGCTGCAGATTGTCCTTCCACGTGACAGTCGTGGCTTCGGCAATTGCATACATATACTTGTCAACTGTATTTGTTTTCATTGATCAGTGGTTAGGACTTTGGTCATCTAACGGTGTGCTTAACGCCGTCTTGTTTTCCGTTATCGCTCTCTTCTGCATTTACAATTATGCACTTGCTATCTACACTGATCCGGGTCGGGTTCCTTCCTCATTTGTACCCGATGTTGAAGACCCGGAAAACACCGTTCAAGAGATCAAACGAAAG GGTGGGGATTTGAGGTACTGCCAGAAGTGTTCCCTTTATAAGCCTCCACGTGCCCATCATTGCCGTGTATGTAATAGATGTGTACTGCGAATG GATCATCATTGCGTGTGGATGAATAATTGTGTGGGCCATGCAAACTACAAGCTCTTCTTCATCTTCGTTTTATATGCCGTTATTGCCTGCATATATTCCCTG GTTCTGCTTGTTGGTAGCATAACTATTGATTTTCCAAAGGACGACCAGCAAAGTGAAGGTTCTTACAGAACTGTATAT ATTATTTCAGGGCTTCTACTGGTCCCTCTAAGCTTGGCGCTTAGTGTTTTTCTGGGTTGGCATGTGCACCTGATATTGCAAAACAAGACAACCATTGAG TGTCTAATAGTACCAAGAAGGTGTCAGAGCTATGTGGCTGGCTGA